Genomic DNA from Halobaculum sp. MBLA0147:
CGCATCCGCGTCCAGCCGGTGGCGTTCACGACGAAGAAGGCCGACCGCTCCCAAGAGCAGGCCATCCGCCGGATCATGATCGACCTCGTCGAGGAGGCCGCCGAGGAGCGCGACTTCGAGGAGTTCGTCGACTCCGTCGTCGAGGGACGGCTCTCTTCGGCCGTCTACGGCGAGGGGAAGGAGGTCTACCCGCTGCGTCGCGCCGAAGTCCAGAAGCTGACGCTGGAGGCGCGCCCCGAGGAGATCGCCGCCGAGGAGGAGGCCTCGGCGGACGTCGCCGAGTGACGAGTCGGCGACAGCCAACGCGCGGCGACACTCGACGACCGACGACACCACGGCGGTGCGGTGACGCGCCGTGGCGTCGCGACCCGCGATCACTTCTTCGCGTCGATCCGAGAGTGACGACGCCGAGAGACGGTCGACAGGGCCAGTGTGCGCCCGACGAAGGCGGTGGGCGGTCGACAGAGCCAGTGTGCGCCCGACGAAGGCGGTGGGCGCTCGACAGAGCCAGTGTGCGCCCGACGAAGACGGTAGGCGCCCGACGGACCCGCCGGCCGCCCGACGACGGCCCGGCTCACCAGACTTCGGTCGCGGCGAACGGACCGAGCGCACCCGCGACGGCGGCGGCCAACGCGGCCTCGCGGTCCACACGCCCGCCGGTGACGACACCCGCAGCCCCGCGGTCGCGTGCGACGCCGGTCTCGTCGAGTTCGTCGTCCATCACCGGACCGAGCTCCTCCCCGTCGCGGACCCGCGTGGCGACCACCGGCGGCAGCGGGAGTGACGGCCCGGCGGCGACTTCGGTCCGCTCGCCGTCCGTGACGGCCGCCCACATCACGAGCCTCAGGTCGTCACCACCCGGCGGGGCGGCGTCGCCACTGTCGCCTCCCGCGGCTGCCACACCCCCCGTCTCGCCCGCCTCGGCGGCCGCGGTGACGGCGTCCGCGACCGGCGCCACCGCCTCGTCGGCGTCGACGACGCCACCCTCGATGCCGACGCCGAGGTCGTACTCGCCGGCCGCGAGTACCGCAGCGGCTCGCGTCACCGCCCCACGGCGCGTCTCCTCGTGGCCACGCGGCTGCTCGGAGACACCCGACGGGACCGGCTCCGTCTCGACGGTCGCCTCGACGCCGAACGCGTCGTGGTCGCTCGTCAGTGCTCGCTCCGTCGCAGCGCGTTTCACCGGGTTCCCCGACCCGACTCCGACGTGCATACACCCGACTCCGACGGCCACCGGCGAGAGTCTGACGACCGCGGAACCACACGTTCCGACCGGCGGCGGTTGCGTGTGGCCGCCGAGAGAACGGAATAATAATACTAACGGCCTCTCTGGGTGGCCTCTCGGTAGTATCACCGACGACTCGGCACGGCCACTCCGACCGATTTAACTGTCCGTCTCCAGAAGGTGATTCAGTACGGAAGAGCCTGGGGGGGTCGAGAGCGTGTCGTCACCCGGGCACCGGTGATCAACCATGACTGAGAGACGTTCGCTTCGTTCCCGGCGTCGGGACGAGGAGACGACGACCGAAGAGACGGAACAGGACGAGGGCCTGAACTGCCCGGAGTGCGGTGGGCAGGTCATCAACGACGAGGCACACGGCGAGAGCGTCTGTGCCGACTGTGGGCTCGTCGTCGAGGAGGACGACATCGACCGTGGGCCGGAGTGGCGCGCGTTCGACGCGAAGGAGAAAGACGAGAAGTCGCGTGTGGGTGCGCCGACGACGAACACGATGCACGACAAGGGTCTGTCGACCAACATCGACTGGCGCGACCAGGACGCCTACGGGCGGTCGCTCGACTCTCGCCAGCGCCAGAAGATGCGCCGCCTCCGCAAGTGGAACGAGCGGTTCCGGACCCGTGACTCCAAGGAACGGAACCTCAAGCAGGCACTCGGCGAGATCGACCGCATGGCGTCCGCGTTGGGCCTGCCGGAGAACGTCCGCGAGACCGCGAGCGTGATCTACCGTCGTGCACTCGACGAGGACTTGCTGCCGGGCCGGTCGATCGAGGGCGTCTCGACGGCGTGTACCTACGCCGCCGCCCGGATGGCCGACGTGCCGCGCTCGCTCGACGAGATCAGCGAGGTGTCCCGCGTCGGCAAAGACGAGGTCGCGCGGACGTACCGCTACGTCGTCCGCGAGCTGAAGCTCGAGGTCAAGCCCGCCGATCCCGAGAGCTACGTCCCGCGGTTCGCCTCCGACCTGGAGCTGTCCGACGAGACGGAACTGCGCGCGAAGGAACTGCTGGAGAACGCCAAGGAGAAGGGGATCCACTCCGGGAAGTCGCCCGTCGGACTGGCGGCCGCCGCGGTGTACGCCGCCGCGCTGTTGACCAACGAGAAGACGACGCAAGCCGCCGTCAGCGAGGTGGCCGACATCTCCGAGGTCACGATCCGCAATCGCTACCACGAACTGCTGGAAGCAGAGAGCGGCCTCGCAGCCTGAGCACCGACCGTCTTCACTCCTCGGGTGGCCCACGGCGCACGCCACCCCGAACGGCCAACTTCTCCGAACACCACCCGGAGACACACCCCGAAACGTCTTCAAGTGGTTCCGCCGTACGTGGTGTCATGACCGACTCAGCGGCCGACGCGGAGACGGAGACCGACGCCGATGCGGCCGACGCCGACACGGCGGGTGCCGAGACGGACGCCGACGAGGCGAACGCGGCGGCCGGCACCGCCGAGGCACAGGGGCCGGTGCAGATCACGCCACGTCTCGACGAGGCACTGGCCGAGAAGCGCGAGGACCTCTTCGAGGAGTTCGGCATCGCGGACGGGTTCCCGCCAGAGGTACTCGCGGAGGCCGAAGAACGCAC
This window encodes:
- a CDS encoding transcription initiation factor IIB family protein is translated as MTERRSLRSRRRDEETTTEETEQDEGLNCPECGGQVINDEAHGESVCADCGLVVEEDDIDRGPEWRAFDAKEKDEKSRVGAPTTNTMHDKGLSTNIDWRDQDAYGRSLDSRQRQKMRRLRKWNERFRTRDSKERNLKQALGEIDRMASALGLPENVRETASVIYRRALDEDLLPGRSIEGVSTACTYAAARMADVPRSLDEISEVSRVGKDEVARTYRYVVRELKLEVKPADPESYVPRFASDLELSDETELRAKELLENAKEKGIHSGKSPVGLAAAAVYAAALLTNEKTTQAAVSEVADISEVTIRNRYHELLEAESGLAA
- a CDS encoding DUF84 family protein is translated as MHVGVGSGNPVKRAATERALTSDHDAFGVEATVETEPVPSGVSEQPRGHEETRRGAVTRAAAVLAAGEYDLGVGIEGGVVDADEAVAPVADAVTAAAEAGETGGVAAAGGDSGDAAPPGGDDLRLVMWAAVTDGERTEVAAGPSLPLPPVVATRVRDGEELGPVMDDELDETGVARDRGAAGVVTGGRVDREAALAAAVAGALGPFAATEVW